The Thiosulfativibrio zosterae genome has a window encoding:
- the rnr gene encoding ribonuclease R has product MVEQPLQDQHASREADKYENPIPSREFILELLEKTQKPLRIKQIADTLAIEDDERFEALNRRLKAMVRDNQIMRNRRGCFALIHKMDLIKGKVLGHPAGFGFVVPDEGGDDLFLSDTEMHKVFHGDKVLASVIGLDKRGRREGLIVEVLEHTHEQIMGRLHFEDGLAWVQPNNNRIAQDIFVPNDGLLSAQEGQIVLVEILHRPSKRTSAIGKIIEVVGDYMAPGMEIDTAIHAFGIPNEWSPELLAELDAIPNELTEADLEDRKDLRSLNLVTIDGEDSKDFDDAVYAKRRKNGWRLVVAIADVSHYVKVGSALDKEAFERGTSVYFPQRVIPMLPEKLSNELCSLNPKVDRLCMVCDMYIDDTGKLERTQFYQAVMNSKARLTYNQVHDILHNPDSPHRETFAEFLDDLDALNGLFQVLKQAREERGALEFETTETRIVFDGERKIEKIIPVVRNEAHKIIEECMLMANVATARFLKWHKVPMLYRVHEAPGEEKLASLRTFLGDFGVQMDFSEEAPTAHDFAAIAQKVQGQPYEHLVQTVLLRSMKQAVYQPENKGHFGLNYEYYTHFTSPIRRYPDLLIHRAIRHVWTKKPVEAFEHSEAAMVGLGQHCSDMERRADEATRDAVTFLKCEYLSHRLGEEYEAVVTAATNFGLFVELADLYVEGLVHITELGEDYFHYDNARHCLKGERTGQVFRLGDKIRVQVAQVNLDDRKVDLKFISAANAEDFESNDEADASEVDSNEGNEKPKRPRKGRNRNYRGKGGRSRSKKSVGSGE; this is encoded by the coding sequence ATGGTAGAACAACCCTTGCAAGATCAACACGCTTCAAGAGAAGCAGATAAATATGAGAACCCCATCCCAAGCCGAGAATTTATTCTTGAGCTTCTAGAAAAAACCCAAAAACCTCTTCGTATTAAGCAAATCGCAGACACGCTAGCCATTGAAGATGATGAGCGTTTTGAAGCCCTAAACCGTCGTTTAAAAGCCATGGTGCGCGACAATCAAATTATGCGTAACCGCCGTGGTTGTTTTGCCTTAATTCACAAAATGGACTTAATCAAAGGTAAAGTGCTCGGTCATCCAGCTGGCTTTGGTTTTGTGGTGCCTGATGAAGGCGGAGATGATTTATTTTTGTCAGACACGGAAATGCACAAAGTTTTCCATGGCGACAAGGTGCTAGCCTCGGTGATCGGTTTGGATAAGCGCGGTCGTCGTGAAGGTTTGATTGTTGAAGTATTAGAGCATACTCACGAACAAATCATGGGGCGTTTGCATTTTGAAGATGGTTTGGCATGGGTGCAACCCAATAACAATCGAATTGCACAAGATATTTTTGTGCCAAATGATGGCTTATTATCGGCGCAAGAAGGTCAAATTGTTTTAGTTGAGATTTTACATCGCCCCTCCAAACGTACCAGTGCCATCGGTAAAATCATTGAAGTGGTTGGTGACTATATGGCGCCAGGCATGGAAATTGACACCGCTATCCACGCATTTGGCATTCCCAATGAATGGAGCCCAGAATTGTTGGCGGAATTGGACGCCATTCCAAACGAATTGACCGAAGCCGATTTGGAAGATCGCAAAGATTTGCGATCTTTGAACTTGGTCACCATTGATGGAGAAGACTCTAAAGATTTCGATGACGCGGTTTATGCTAAGCGTCGCAAAAATGGTTGGCGTTTAGTGGTAGCGATTGCGGATGTTTCGCATTATGTGAAAGTGGGCTCTGCTTTAGATAAAGAAGCGTTTGAGCGAGGCACTTCGGTTTATTTTCCGCAACGTGTTATCCCTATGTTGCCAGAAAAGCTTTCTAACGAATTGTGTTCATTAAATCCTAAAGTTGACCGTTTATGTATGGTCTGCGATATGTATATTGACGATACCGGCAAGTTGGAGCGCACGCAATTTTATCAAGCGGTGATGAACTCAAAAGCGCGTTTAACCTACAACCAAGTGCATGACATTTTACATAACCCCGATAGTCCACACCGTGAAACCTTTGCTGAGTTTTTAGATGATTTGGATGCCTTAAATGGTTTGTTCCAAGTGCTGAAACAAGCCAGAGAAGAGCGCGGTGCATTAGAGTTTGAAACAACTGAAACGCGTATTGTGTTTGATGGTGAACGCAAAATCGAAAAAATCATTCCGGTAGTGCGCAATGAAGCTCACAAGATTATCGAAGAATGTATGTTGATGGCCAATGTCGCGACAGCACGCTTCTTAAAGTGGCACAAAGTACCGATGTTGTATCGCGTGCATGAAGCGCCCGGTGAAGAAAAGTTAGCCAGCTTAAGAACCTTTTTAGGGGATTTTGGTGTGCAGATGGATTTCAGCGAAGAAGCACCAACCGCTCATGATTTTGCCGCGATCGCTCAAAAGGTGCAAGGCCAGCCTTACGAACATTTGGTTCAAACGGTTTTGTTGCGCAGCATGAAGCAAGCGGTTTATCAGCCTGAAAACAAAGGTCACTTTGGTTTGAATTATGAGTACTACACGCACTTTACTTCACCCATACGCCGTTACCCTGATTTATTAATTCACCGTGCCATTCGTCATGTATGGACTAAAAAACCGGTTGAAGCTTTTGAACACTCAGAAGCTGCCATGGTTGGTTTAGGGCAACATTGTTCGGATATGGAACGACGTGCCGATGAGGCCACGCGTGATGCGGTGACTTTCTTAAAATGTGAATATTTATCTCACCGCTTGGGTGAAGAATACGAAGCCGTGGTCACTGCTGCAACCAATTTTGGTTTATTTGTAGAATTGGCCGACCTCTATGTAGAAGGTTTGGTGCATATTACAGAGTTGGGTGAAGACTATTTCCATTATGACAATGCGCGCCATTGTCTAAAAGGTGAAAGAACAGGTCAGGTTTTCCGTTTGGGAGACAAGATTCGAGTACAGGTTGCGCAAGTCAACTTAGATGATCGTAAAGTGGATTTAAAATTTATTTCAGCAGCGAATGCAGAAGATTTTGAATCTAATGATGAGGCTGACGCTTCAGAAGTTGACTCTAATGAGGGTAATGAAAAGCCGAAGCGTCCTCGTAAAGGTCGTAATCGTAACTACCGTGGAAAAGGCGGGCGTTCGCGTAGCAAAAAATCAGTAGGTTCTGGCGAATGA
- a CDS encoding dihydrolipoyl dehydrogenase gives MRQVKYIILGAGSAGLTAMGIIRKTTDDFVMINGGHYGTTCARVGCMPSKALIHCAEHFNARHKMAAFGIEGAQGLTADVPAMMKRVRAFRDRFTGGVKSFSTETLKEGQLISGYAKFVSANQVEVNGEIIQGERIIIATGSRPVVPGPWLALGDKLLTSDEIFELETLPKRVAVVGLGIIGLELGQAMSRLGVEVIGFEMLNTIGGLASPEASKEAVKLISKEFPIYLGEAANLENTETGVRVTTSAGSFEVDAVLASLGRRPNIDQIGIENIGVTLNERGMPNFNIHTMQIEDTPIFIAGDVNVFRPILHEAGYEGRMAALNAMSYPEVTPYQRKTPLGIAFTDPQIGFFGQHYSTLNLEETLISNFNLERNNGRAIVMGEDHGVICLYADKNTKKLLGGEMVMPHAEHFTHLLTWAVAQEMKILDLVKMPFYHPVLEEAIQGAINQLASELYTPEERSELDVLV, from the coding sequence ATGCGTCAAGTGAAATACATTATTTTAGGGGCAGGTTCTGCGGGTTTAACAGCCATGGGAATTATTCGCAAAACCACAGATGATTTTGTCATGATCAACGGTGGCCATTACGGAACAACTTGCGCGCGCGTGGGCTGTATGCCGTCAAAAGCCTTAATCCATTGTGCAGAACATTTTAATGCGCGCCATAAAATGGCGGCTTTTGGCATTGAAGGTGCTCAAGGATTAACTGCCGATGTGCCTGCGATGATGAAAAGGGTTCGAGCGTTTAGAGATCGTTTTACTGGGGGCGTTAAATCTTTTTCTACTGAAACCTTAAAAGAAGGTCAGTTGATTTCTGGGTATGCCAAGTTTGTGTCTGCTAATCAAGTGGAGGTGAATGGTGAAATTATTCAGGGAGAGCGCATCATTATTGCCACAGGTTCTCGTCCCGTTGTTCCGGGTCCTTGGCTGGCTTTGGGTGATAAATTGTTAACCAGTGATGAAATTTTTGAGTTAGAAACCTTGCCCAAAAGAGTTGCCGTTGTTGGTTTGGGAATTATAGGTCTAGAGCTTGGGCAAGCCATGTCGCGCTTGGGGGTGGAGGTCATCGGGTTTGAAATGCTCAATACCATAGGTGGACTCGCATCCCCAGAAGCGTCTAAAGAAGCGGTTAAGTTGATCAGCAAAGAGTTTCCAATTTACTTGGGCGAAGCTGCAAATTTAGAAAATACTGAAACCGGAGTCAGAGTCACCACCTCTGCAGGATCTTTTGAAGTGGATGCGGTTTTGGCATCCTTGGGTCGTCGCCCGAATATCGATCAAATTGGTATTGAGAATATTGGGGTGACGCTTAACGAGCGCGGTATGCCTAATTTTAATATTCACACCATGCAAATTGAAGATACCCCCATTTTTATTGCCGGTGATGTGAATGTGTTCCGTCCCATTTTGCATGAGGCAGGCTATGAGGGCAGAATGGCGGCTTTAAATGCCATGAGCTATCCTGAGGTAACGCCTTATCAGCGCAAAACGCCTTTAGGTATTGCATTTACCGATCCGCAGATTGGTTTTTTTGGCCAGCATTATTCAACTTTAAACCTGGAAGAAACTCTGATCTCTAACTTTAATTTAGAGCGTAACAATGGTCGTGCCATCGTGATGGGTGAAGATCATGGTGTGATTTGTTTGTATGCGGATAAAAACACCAAAAAGTTATTAGGTGGAGAAATGGTGATGCCACACGCGGAACATTTTACGCACCTGTTAACTTGGGCGGTAGCGCAAGAGATGAAGATTTTAGATTTAGTTAAAATGCCTTTCTATCATCCCGTATTGGAAGAAGCGATTCAAGGCGCGATTAATCAATTGGCAAGCGAGCTCTATACCCCTGAAGAGCGTTCAGAGCTTGATGTTTTGGTTTAA
- a CDS encoding transglycosylase SLT domain-containing protein has protein sequence MPLENNKKHCPCFSIVLPIFLLLISNLAFSATNSAANNQNLKPIQDIPISITKRIQEPFFGDLKALRERRIIRVLVSYNRTNFFVTEKGYRGSEYDLLKGYENYLNRGPLKQRYQTQLVFIPLPFQDLLTQLQAGKGDMVASGITVIPERKTLIDFTEPYIFNVREILVSNKNAPPIKSLQDLSGKQIVVVANSSYIIHLEAFNQALARLALQPIEIIKADALLEAEDILEMVNAGIYDYTVSDNHIALVWGKILDNMEVHQDIIFHYEGKIAWAINKNKPELKKSLDTFIENHAKQGRLLGNSVYKKYFEETYWIKKPLTHNLLSKVDCLKTYFQLYGDFYGFDWHLLAAQGYQESHFEQNKKSPRGAIGIMQIKPSTAREKYIKINNIHLVENNIHAGVKYMAFLRDVYFQGDQYTPEDKVNFALAAYNAGPNRIRNFQALAQEAGLDPHKWFYNVENIARSRVGQETVNYVANIQKTKLFLRASKELDFKRQLHLDKLTEAHQENLAQQQP, from the coding sequence ATGCCCCTAGAAAACAACAAAAAACACTGCCCTTGCTTCAGCATTGTCTTACCCATATTTCTGTTGTTGATTTCTAACCTAGCTTTTAGCGCCACCAATTCTGCGGCTAACAACCAAAATCTTAAACCTATTCAAGACATCCCCATATCCATAACCAAGCGCATCCAAGAACCTTTTTTTGGTGATTTAAAAGCGCTGAGAGAAAGGCGCATTATTCGCGTTTTAGTCAGCTATAACCGCACCAATTTTTTTGTTACTGAAAAAGGCTATCGCGGATCTGAATATGATCTGCTCAAAGGCTATGAAAACTATTTAAATCGAGGCCCGCTCAAACAAAGATATCAAACCCAATTGGTGTTCATCCCCCTTCCTTTTCAAGACCTACTCACACAACTACAAGCCGGCAAAGGCGATATGGTCGCCTCTGGGATTACGGTGATTCCAGAGCGCAAAACACTGATCGACTTCACCGAACCCTATATCTTTAATGTCCGCGAAATTTTAGTTTCTAATAAAAACGCGCCGCCCATCAAATCATTACAAGACTTGTCTGGCAAACAAATTGTTGTGGTGGCAAACAGTAGCTACATTATTCACTTAGAAGCCTTTAATCAAGCCCTAGCCAGACTGGCTTTACAACCTATCGAAATTATCAAAGCGGATGCCCTTTTAGAAGCCGAAGATATTTTAGAGATGGTCAATGCAGGGATTTATGACTACACAGTTTCGGACAACCATATCGCTTTGGTTTGGGGCAAAATCTTAGACAATATGGAAGTGCATCAAGACATTATTTTCCACTATGAGGGAAAAATTGCTTGGGCCATCAATAAAAATAAGCCTGAGCTCAAAAAATCGCTAGACACTTTTATTGAAAATCACGCGAAACAAGGGCGGCTACTTGGTAACAGCGTTTATAAAAAATATTTTGAAGAGACCTACTGGATCAAAAAACCGCTCACGCATAATTTACTTAGTAAAGTGGATTGCTTAAAAACCTACTTTCAGCTGTATGGCGACTTTTATGGGTTTGACTGGCATTTGTTAGCTGCCCAAGGGTACCAAGAGTCGCACTTTGAGCAAAACAAAAAAAGTCCGCGTGGCGCAATCGGTATTATGCAAATAAAACCTTCAACTGCGCGTGAAAAATACATAAAAATCAATAACATTCATCTGGTTGAAAACAATATTCATGCGGGCGTGAAATACATGGCTTTTTTACGAGATGTTTATTTTCAGGGCGACCAATACACGCCTGAAGACAAAGTCAATTTTGCGTTAGCGGCCTATAATGCTGGACCCAATCGAATCAGAAACTTTCAAGCCCTTGCCCAAGAAGCCGGCCTTGACCCACACAAATGGTTCTACAATGTCGAAAATATTGCGAGAAGCCGTGTCGGTCAAGAAACGGTTAATTATGTGGCCAATATTCAAAAAACAAAACTGTTTTTACGCGCCTCAAAAGAGCTCGATTTTAAACGCCAACTGCATTTAGACAAGCTCACGGAAGCTCACCAAGAAAACCTAGCCCAACAGCAACCCTAA
- a CDS encoding HDOD domain-containing protein codes for MDLKQQMVLAHQMMSGFEIPMMPAEIVELQRLFSSTEFPDMQEVASIIERNTVLSGEVIKLANQPIFLRKGADQVKSIKGALDALGVGRVKNLVIGLGFKAQVKGHVFDALIDHSLDIARVSAAVSRWVDGVDADEAYLAGLFHNAGAFILAMKFDDYEDFFYKTITHCYSGLAREAQRYKVSHNVYGLLISKKWNLDNVFSQVILVHHQKDLSKIANEKVRTLVAIIQLANAIVSEVSFDTYLGSEVREMSENAQQELLIAPDVVSEIRLSVMSNSL; via the coding sequence ATGGATTTAAAGCAACAGATGGTTTTGGCGCATCAAATGATGAGTGGTTTTGAGATACCGATGATGCCGGCAGAAATTGTTGAGTTACAAAGATTATTCTCTTCAACCGAGTTTCCCGATATGCAAGAGGTAGCGAGTATTATCGAGCGCAATACAGTGCTCTCGGGGGAGGTGATTAAGTTGGCTAATCAGCCAATTTTTTTGCGTAAAGGCGCGGATCAAGTTAAGAGTATTAAGGGAGCATTAGACGCTCTAGGTGTTGGGCGAGTTAAAAACTTGGTGATTGGATTGGGCTTTAAGGCACAAGTCAAAGGTCATGTTTTTGATGCCTTAATCGATCACAGCTTAGATATTGCTCGTGTGTCGGCAGCGGTGAGTCGTTGGGTTGATGGTGTGGATGCCGATGAGGCTTATTTGGCGGGTCTTTTTCATAATGCCGGTGCGTTTATTTTGGCAATGAAGTTTGATGATTATGAAGACTTTTTTTACAAAACCATTACTCATTGCTACAGCGGTTTGGCAAGAGAGGCTCAGCGTTATAAAGTGTCACATAATGTTTATGGTCTACTGATATCCAAAAAGTGGAATTTAGATAATGTGTTTTCTCAGGTGATTTTAGTACATCATCAGAAAGACCTCTCAAAAATTGCTAATGAAAAAGTACGCACTTTAGTCGCGATTATTCAATTAGCCAATGCCATCGTTAGCGAGGTTTCTTTTGATACCTATTTGGGCTCCGAAGTGCGAGAAATGTCAGAAAATGCGCAGCAAGAACTCTTAATTGCACCTGATGTGGTCAGTGAAATTCGTTTATCGGTCATGTCCAACTCGCTTTAG
- a CDS encoding class 1 fructose-bisphosphatase — translation MKRLDQVLASEGVPAELELVIDHVMIACKDIAYKLGQGELAGILGATEDENIQGETQKMLDVISNDLLKDILCDNPYVKGVGSEEEDYTIAGNPNGKYLVTFDPLDGSSNIDVNLSVGTIFSILEAPADDRTGDDQGVFLQTGRKQVAAGYVLYGPSALLVMTTGKGVNLFTLDRNVGEFVLTKSGIQIPEDTAEFAINMSNQRFWEPEMKQYIDDCLLGEEGPLGKRYNMRWVASMVAEVHRILIRGGIFMYPYDKRDPSKAGKLRLMYEGNPMSMIVEQAGGASSTGRMDIMDVQPKGIHDRVPVVLGSKNEVAKVVAYHKS, via the coding sequence ATGAAAAGACTAGATCAAGTATTAGCGAGCGAAGGCGTTCCAGCGGAACTAGAGCTTGTTATTGACCACGTAATGATTGCGTGCAAAGACATCGCTTACAAATTAGGTCAAGGCGAATTAGCAGGTATTCTAGGCGCAACTGAAGACGAAAACATCCAGGGTGAAACGCAAAAAATGCTTGATGTTATTTCAAACGACTTGTTAAAAGACATTCTTTGCGACAACCCTTATGTTAAGGGCGTTGGTTCAGAAGAAGAAGACTATACTATTGCTGGTAACCCTAACGGTAAATACCTAGTAACTTTTGACCCTTTAGATGGTTCTTCTAACATTGATGTTAACTTATCTGTCGGTACGATTTTCTCTATTCTTGAAGCCCCTGCAGATGACCGTACCGGTGACGATCAAGGCGTTTTCTTACAAACAGGTCGTAAGCAAGTTGCTGCAGGTTATGTTCTTTACGGTCCTTCAGCCTTATTGGTAATGACCACTGGTAAAGGCGTGAACTTATTCACTCTAGACCGCAATGTGGGTGAGTTCGTTTTAACGAAGTCTGGCATTCAAATTCCTGAAGATACTGCAGAGTTTGCTATTAACATGTCTAACCAACGCTTCTGGGAACCAGAAATGAAACAGTACATTGATGACTGTTTATTAGGTGAAGAAGGTCCATTAGGCAAGCGTTACAACATGCGTTGGGTTGCTTCAATGGTTGCAGAAGTTCACCGTATCCTTATCCGTGGTGGTATTTTCATGTACCCTTACGACAAGCGTGATCCTTCAAAAGCGGGCAAATTGCGTTTAATGTACGAAGGTAACCCTATGTCTATGATCGTTGAACAAGCCGGTGGCGCTTCTTCTACGGGTCGTATGGATATTATGGATGTTCAACCAAAAGGTATTCATGACCGTGTTCCAGTCGTTTTAGGTTCTAAAAACGAAGTGGCTAAAGTGGTTGCTTACCATAAATCATAA
- the ppa gene encoding inorganic diphosphatase, with the protein MGYSAVPAGKDVPNDVNVIIEIPAFAPPIKYEVDKETDLVWVDRLQGATMSYPANYGYINDTLSDDGDPVDVLVVTPHPLMIGSVIRCRPIGIFHMTDDGGQDAKVIAVPVQKLTPIYNHVEKVEDIPLLKEQVELFFSHYKDIEPGKWVKVDGWGDIEAARQEILNGVAAFKAKK; encoded by the coding sequence ATGGGCTATTCAGCAGTTCCAGCCGGTAAAGATGTACCGAATGATGTTAATGTGATTATCGAAATCCCAGCGTTTGCACCGCCAATCAAATACGAAGTCGACAAAGAAACAGATCTTGTTTGGGTTGACCGTTTACAAGGCGCCACCATGTCATACCCAGCTAACTACGGTTACATCAACGACACCTTGTCTGACGATGGCGATCCAGTGGATGTATTGGTCGTGACACCTCATCCATTGATGATTGGTTCAGTCATTCGTTGTCGTCCAATTGGCATTTTCCACATGACTGACGATGGCGGACAAGATGCTAAAGTGATTGCCGTGCCCGTGCAAAAACTAACGCCTATCTACAATCATGTTGAAAAAGTGGAAGACATTCCATTGCTGAAAGAACAAGTTGAGTTATTCTTCAGCCATTACAAAGATATTGAACCAGGTAAATGGGTTAAAGTGGATGGTTGGGGCGATATTGAAGCCGCTCGTCAAGAAATCCTAAATGGTGTTGCGGCGTTTAAAGCTAAAAAATAA